GCAAATTGGTCCCGCATCCCTTATGACGTGCTGGAGAATACTTCGGTAAGAATCATTAATGAAGTAAAGGGTATTAACCGAGTTGTATATGATATTTCTACCAAACCACCAAGTACTATAGAGTGGGAGTAGACTCTATAGCTTAGTTAACGGGCTTTTTAAATATTCCAAAGTCACCGGTAATAGATACGAGTTCCCAGGAATCTTTTCCCAGGTCATTTAAAGCACTCTCAATACCAGCCCCGGCATTTACTCTTCTAGCGTTAGCTGCTTCTTTGGATACCGCAATATCATGATCATTACTGCTCTGAAATAATGTGTCTATTGAAACTACTTTATAATCCCATCTCATTGGGTCTCTTCCTCTGCATCTTCATCCGAGTCTGATTCTTCTACTGAAATTTCCTCTTCGCCTTCAATTAAGTCTTCTTCAATTACTAAAGCCTCTCCCTTTTCTTCTACATCTGGAAGGTTCTTTAAATGCTGTTCGTAGTCTTTTTTAGAAATTGCGCCGTCTTTGATGTGGCGCTCGGCTACTCTTACGTCATATACAAAATCTTCTTTTTTGCTCATTACATAACCTCCGGAAAAACTAATGATACCCTATGAACTTTGTTAAGCAATCTAATCATTGTTATATCAAATTCAATAGTTTTTATTTATGAGCTGCAAACCAATCCCAAGTTTTCTTTATGCCTTTGGTTAAATCAGTCTCTGGTTTCCAGCCAAGTGTATTTTCTGCTAGATCTGCCTTTAAACTTATACTTTGCACTTCCCCTGGTCTTTCCTCTCCGTGTTCTACGATAAAATTACTGCCCGATGACTTTTTAAGCTCTGAAATCAAATCATTAACTGATGACTCAACCCCTGTTCCAATATTGTAGCTGCCTACCGGTGCATCTAGGCTTAGAAGGTTTGCCCTGGCGACATCCTCTACATATACATAGTCACGAGTTTGACTGCCGTCACCGAATATGGTGCAAGCTTTACCAGCGAGTATGCGGCTTGAGAAAATTGCTATAACACCAGCCTCGCCGTGAGGGTTTTGACGCGGGCCGTAAACATTAGCATATCTAAGCGCTACATATTTAAACCCATGAACATAGTTGTAGTAGCCTAGATATTTCTCTATTGCATACTTAGAGGTGCCGTAGGGGGAAATGGGGTACGGATAAGTTTTCTCGTCCGCTGGAATTATCTCGGGCTCTCCGTAAATTGCTCCTCCAGTTGAGGCAAAAATAAATTTCTTCACATCATTTTTAAGTGCAGCTTCAATCAAATTTAGAGTACCAATTATATTAATTTCGGCATCATTCATGGGGTTTTGGACAGACTTTCTAACATCTATCTGCGCTGCATGATGATCAATAATATCAGGCTTAAATTCAGAAATTATCTTATCTACATGCTCTTTATCTCTAATATCACATTTTATGAAGTGCGCGCTTTTATTTAAGTTTTCTTCAACTCCGGTCGATAGATCATCAATTATCACAACTTCGTGCCCAGACTCTACAAAACCGTCTGCTACCCACGACCCTATGAATCCTGCTCCGCCTGTCACTAATATTTTCATAATAATTCCTCTATAAATCCCTTAATTATCTCCGAGCCTGATTTAACTGCCAGGTGAAAGTGCTTCCATTGTCTCCCTCACCAGCTCACGCGACGCCTTAGGAGGGAAAAGTATGATAGGCAAATCTGCCCCGTGATCAATATACTGCTTTATTTTTAATTTAGCATTTTGAGCGCTTCCGCAC
This region of Thermodesulfobacteriota bacterium genomic DNA includes:
- a CDS encoding SDR family NAD(P)-dependent oxidoreductase — protein: MKILVTGGAGFIGSWVADGFVESGHEVVIIDDLSTGVEENLNKSAHFIKCDIRDKEHVDKIISEFKPDIIDHHAAQIDVRKSVQNPMNDAEINIIGTLNLIEAALKNDVKKFIFASTGGAIYGEPEIIPADEKTYPYPISPYGTSKYAIEKYLGYYNYVHGFKYVALRYANVYGPRQNPHGEAGVIAIFSSRILAGKACTIFGDGSQTRDYVYVEDVARANLLSLDAPVGSYNIGTGVESSVNDLISELKKSSGSNFIVEHGEERPGEVQSISLKADLAENTLGWKPETDLTKGIKKTWDWFAAHK